TGTTGGATAGGTAACCGGTAAGTTTCTTACGATTTCCGAAGGTACTGGAGCCCTCCATAAATATAACGATCTCTGTGTCGATACATACACTTTGACGCCTGAAGTGGTAACATTTAACCTTGTTTTCAGATACTTAACTGTTCGTTCATTCGGATTCCCGTTATGTATAGTCAACCTTTGTAGTTACTGCTCCAAAAGGTTTGTGTTATTtagttgttcatcttcttcttcattctctagATGAACATCAACCCATAAACTAACTATCAACTCGTCTTCCACCGGAATATAACCCACCATAATTAAGAAACTAAAGTGTTATAGATAACAATTTGGACAAAAATAAATGTTAATTTCTAAATTTGGAGGATAGAGTGGTTGATGGAACTAATGTGTTCATTGGTGAAGAGAATGCGAATCATTTATACATGGCCAGTATACATATCCATATATTGTACAAAGATATTTCACGGATACGTATACCTATCCATATACTGTACAAAAAGATTTAACGGATATGTATACATATCCATATACTGTACAAGGAGATTTAAATGATTTCACGGATTACATACATAATTGAaaacccaaaaataattaaaagtcTGTTATTACATATGCATGTAACATTCGAAATCTTTAAACATAACATAAttgaaaaaccaaaaataattaaaagtcTGTTATTACATATGCATGTAACATTTGAAATCTTTAAACCAAACAGTGAATTGCATCCTAtgcctcaacatcatcatcatcgtacATACTCGCATCATCATAGGATGGAGCATCATCGTCATCGCTGGAatcctcatcatcatcgtccTCCTCATCGTCATCGTCCTCATCATCGTCATAATCCTCCTCGTCGCCAGAAGCCTCATCGTCATCTCCATCATGTTCATATTCGTCTCCCACATGTCCGTCTCCAGATACATGTTCAACTGCATGTTCAAAGTCATCTGGAATTTAATCATTGTAATCTCCATAATAATCAAATGCTCCATCCTCATTTTGACcaggaacaacttcttcttctaagtCTGTATCATCATAATCTCCTTCTGATGACGGAAGTACCACGTATTCCATATCTGAACCCTCCAAACTAGACATGTCCCCTGCCTGGCCTCCTCTACCAGGACGCACAGCAATGTTCTTGACAAGATCATCTCTTAGTTGTAGGTGTATTTCTAGGTTTTTCAGAGATGACATAAATACACGACCATTATTGGTAGGTTTCGGAAGCGGAACATGAACAACTCTGCCCCAATTCGTATCCCGACGTTCATGCTCGATAATCATGTTGTGTAAAATAAGACAACATTTCATAATAAGGTTCAAGTCAGATTGATGCCAATACTTACACGGAGATCCGACAATTCTGAATTTACCCTGGAGAAATCCAAAAGCACgctcgacatcctttcttttagCCGTTTGATACTTGTTGAATCTCACATAGTCGGGAATGTCCAATGTCTGAGAGAAAGCTTGTACAATTGTAGTCAACTTTAGATAGATACCATCGGCTAAGAAATAACCCATTTTGTAGTGGTGACCATTGATGACATAATTGCATGGAGGTGCTACACCCtttagcatgttatcaaaaaggGGAGAGTGCGCCAACACGTTCAAATCGTTGTTTGATCCAGGCattccaaaaaaagcatgccaaaaccataaatCGCATGATGTCACCGCCTCTAATACCAAAATACTCTCTTTATCTTTACCCCGGTAAGTTTCTTGCCAAGCTACCAGACAATTCTTCCATGGCCATTGCATACAATCAACATTACCAAGCATTCAAAGAAAACCTCGGTCCGCATTCTCTTGTAGCAACCTCTGAACATCTTTAGGAGTGGGTTCACGCAAATATCTTTCTCCAAAAGTCATGCAAACGGTGTGGCAAAATCTTTTTAGATACTTGTATATTGTGGTGGCACCCATACGAGTGTAATCATCAACAATATCAGCTGGCATACttttgcataaacatttcatcacAGCAACTAATTTCATATGCGGAGAATGCCCCATAATACCGGTTGCATCTGGACGTTGTTGCCATTCTGGATCAACTTCAAGCAATTTTCCTAACAATTTCTCGATTAAGTCTTCCCTCATGCCTATACGTTGTTTGAATTGTCTTGAGGTATAACCAGTTCCAGGtgtaaaataatcattcatcattttgGCATCATACCGCACTCGATCACGCGTTATTACACTACGTGTCTGTACCTCCCTTGGTACAGGTTGTCTAATAATACGTAATCGTTCATCCAAACATAGTTGTGTAAACATTAGCAaagctttctcttcttcatcactagaggAATCCAAATAGATTCCATATTTAACTCTCACATAAGCACGCATTAGACTCATTGTGCACCTTtgcaaacaacaaaaacaatatcAATTTGTGTATACCATACATAAATACAAGTCAATCAGTTTTCTATATTGATATTCTAGTTTTCAAACATTTCACTCAACATAAATCAAGAAACACAATAATTATCATGGATTTTTCActaaatatatgttttaattacattATTGAATTGCATACTACATACCTAACCAACCTAATATCTACAAtctcatcaaaatcaaattaatttgAAATCCTAACATTAGAATCACTCaccttagatgattttttggattaaaTTCGAAATTGAAGAATGAATTTGTTTTCACCTTGGAGTAACGATCAAACCCTTTTAATTTAAGCCATCGAATCGCAATGAATCAACATGAAAATCGAAAGGGAGTAATAGgggtttgaaagggttttgagaggatgaaaaactagaaaagaagaagaagtggggaGCCCGAGATCGCTTCTGGTGACTTAAACCTATAAAACGGCTATTGAGTAACCGTATTGGTCAAGTCAACAGTTGACTGATACGGCTACTGAGTAACCGTTTGATACTATTCATACAACTACTGAGTAGCCGTACCGTGTAGGGAAGGGATAGCGAGCCCCCATAACGAGACTGACTTCTTTGTGCCATCCTTCCCTACATATGAGAAATAGGGAAGGGATGGAGTGAACCATGGTGCTAGCTCTAAACAAAAACAGGGAATCCCATTTATGGGGATTATACGTAATCGGTTATTTCTTAGTTTCTCATAGCCAAGACATGGTCAGTGGGGTGGATTAATCGCTCCTACATTAAATTCAaaatttaagaaaagaaaattaaaagaagaaaagGCCAAAATTCGCTAGCCGTTATAAAAGCAGGTTGGTTCGTATAGGGTTTAACAAGGGTGGTAACGACCATCTCTACAATTTGCCAACTATTGAATGTTTGATGTTTCCGTCCAATTACGCGGCCATCCAAAACGTCGAGTTATCTACACCCATGTCAACCgagtattttattattttgaaaacCCCCTTGAAATTCAAAATCCAATCTCGCGGCGAGTACATGGAGATTCTAAATGATCAGATATATCAAATCCTAACTGTTGATTTTTAGAATCTCGGGTATACAAAGATCGAAGAGTTTTCTCGAAACAAGATCTTCAAGACTCTCACTCTCAGACAGCCTccaccctctctctctctctctcagtcTCAGGCTCTCAGCTTAGAGTgtgggaaaagaagaagaaatgattttattttcgtgGAAAAATATTAACTAGATTTAGTCCAGATTTATACTTAACTTTGTTTGTCCCAGAAAATTTCAGGACTTCTTATCCTGTTTCTCAATTCCTCTTTCAGGTAGcgccctttttttatttttttttgtttaaattatctgatttcttcttgatttttgttttaatatAGTTTTGAATTTCCAATTTCTTCCTGATTTTTGCAtacattttaattttttaattttttttttggatgtttaAATTTTGGCAGAATGTTGAAAGATTTGAGATCTTACAAGCGGAAGAAATCTAGTGAAGAGATTGAGAATGTACCAGTAAACCCTAAGGATTCtataataaatcctaattttGTTGATGGAATTAGGGCTCCTTTACATACTATACCAGAACCAACACAAATTGTGTTAGAACAAGAATCTGGTTATAGTAAAAGTAAGATTGATAGAAATACTACTCCTTCTAAAGGGGGGAAGACTTCTGGATCGGCAGTTCGTACGCCGGAAAAGCAAGGGTTTTCCCTGAGGAGTAAGTTTGGATGGGCGAGTAAGAATGGTGCTGATGATGGTGATGCAACTCATAATTTGCATCAGTTTCCAGTGTCCAGCCGTGGGAGTAGTAATGCCAATGGGGGTTTGCCCAATGTGACTCCTCGTTCTGTTAGGACAACGGGAAGGTCTACAACAAGTTATTCTGAATCTAGTTCGATTTCGACCTTCAATACACCAACAAAGAGTGTCACTAAACCGACGGCTTCTGGGTTTACTGCACTTAATGGGGCCAGACCTCCAATGAGCATTGGTGCTCGCTTTGGAAACCCTGGTGCACTTTCTAAAGGAATTCCTTACTCTTCAACTTCTGTTGTAAATACGGTCCAAGTGCCTGATTTCGAGCTTAAAGAGGACCCTTCATTCTGGATGGATCACAATGTACAGGTAAAACAAGTCATTTTCTTCACCCTTTTGAAGTTAATTTACTTCATTTGTTTTGGAATTACTTTTTGTGCAATTGGCTAATTTAGGGGAAGAGTAATTTTACTTGCATAAAAAGTTGGGTTAAGGCTTTAGTTAGCCTACAGATGAATTGATGAGGGCTATATATTCCTTTTCAGGTTTTAATACGTGTCCGTCCATTGAATAACATGGAGCGGGGACAACAAGGTTATAACCGGTGCTTAAAGCAAGAGAATGCACAAAGCATTTCTTGGGTTGGGCAACAGGAAGCTCGTTTCACATTTGATCACGTGGCATGTGAAACAACTAGCCAGGTATATATTTACACAATACATTATAAGGTTTTATTTTAGTATTTGATGTGTCTAGCCTTTTGAGGTTTGTTTGGAAATGGATTTTCTGCAGGAAATGCTTTTTAGAGTGGCTGGTCTACCAATGGTAGAGAATTGTCTGTCTGGATACAATAGCTGTATGTTTGCATATGGCCAGGTACTTCTACATTTATTTTCTTGGGTTCTATTGTTACGATTGGCTAACTTTCATGTATGTTGTGACTTCCATAATTTTGGAAGACTTCTTAGGTATGAAGATTATAGCCACAACATTTTAATGATCAACTAGATATTGTGAATAGTTTCCGTTTTGCCTGTTTTGACACGTAATGTTTTTAACTGGTTTTGGTATATTGTAAATTGTGCATTGATAATCTCTTCAACAGACTGGGAGCGGGAAGACACATACAATGCTTGGTGAAATTGCCGACTTGGATGTCAATCCCAGTGCAGAGCGTGGGATGACACCACGTATCTTCGAATTTTTGTTTGCGAGGATAAGAGCTGTAATTTCCGTTTCTCTAGTTAATTTCACTGTGCACCTTGTACACTTATAATTCAATTGGCTGATTGTTCTTCCATCTTCTATTTGCAGGAAGAGGAAATCCGAAGGGATGAGAAATTAACATACAATTGCAAGTGTTCCTTCTTAGAGATTTACAATGAACAGATAACGGACCTCCTAGATCCTTCATGTACTAATTTGCTAGTAAGTTATTCTTTGTGTAAGCTTAAGAGTTGAGATTTTATACAAATTAACGCCTTTAGTCTTTAATTCTTACTTTACTCTCTTCATCTCTATTTACTTACAGCTGAGGGAGGATATGAAAACAGGCGTGTACGTTGAGAATCTAACCGAATTTGAAGTTAACACAGTGAATGACATTCTTTGCCTTCTTACTCGGGTGGTGTACCTTTAACTCTTTCCGTCAGAGTCTCTCTCCGTCTCTATCTCTGGTTGTTCTACTAACATTGATGCTTCTCGGCTCTCGACAGGGTGCTGCAAATAGGAAGGTGGCAGCGACAAATATGAACAGAGAGAGCAGTCGTTCACATAGTGTCTTTACATGTGTGATTGAGAGTAGGTGGGAAAAAGACTCCACCACTAACTTACGGTTTGCGCGATTAAACCTTGTAGATCTTGCTGGTTCAGAAAGGTAATGAGCTTGATGACAGTTGCTGAATATAAAATCATACTTAGGCTTGGCAAACAAAGCTCGCACATCTCTAACATTTTTCAAACAGGCAGAAAGCATCTGGAGCTGAGGGTGAGCGACTAAAGGAAGCAGCGAGTATTAACAAATCACTATCTACGTTAGGGTACTTGCTTCTACTTACCTTGATTTGCTACTTACCTTATAGTGAAGCCTCAATTTCTTGTCGTTGTTTACTTGCATATGCAGTCATGTAATAATGGTTCTAGTGGATGTGGCACAAGGGAAGCAGCGACATATTCCATATAGAGATTCAAGGCTCACTTTTCTTCTCCAGGTCAAATTCTAAACGTAAAAGGTTCTAAACATAGGGCTCACTTTTCTTATCTAGGCATGGCCTTAGGTGTACTGTTAGCTATGCAGGATTCGCTGGGTGGAAACTCAAAAACTATGATAATTGCTAATGTTAGCCCTTCAATCTGGTATGTGTTCGtccttttctttttaatataattttCAACTTTGGGATACGGTTTCTGATTAACCTTCTATACTATGTTTGTAGTTCTGCTGCCGAAACCCTAAGCACTCTCAAGTTTGCACAACGGGCTAAATTAATTCAAAACAATGTAATACTTACTTTAAGTTATCATtgccagtaattattttttttccacatCAATTATGCATGTATGATTAACCAACATGTCTAATAGAGTATAAGGGATCACTTCTCCTCTGTCACCTAAAAACATCTCTTTCATTTGCAAATTCAAGGCTATTGTCAACGAAGATGCATCGGGGAACGTAATGGCGTTGCAGCACCAGATACACCTATTGAAGGTAATTGATATGATTCAAACTGTATTTGTTGGTTTTGGCGCATCATTGCTATTTAGGCTGTAGTTGACTGAAAATTTTGACACAGGAGGAACTTGCTGTTCTCAAGCGGCAGAATGTATCTAGGTCCCTCTCATATCGTTCGGCAATCTTCGGTGATGCCGACAGAAAAAGTTCTGATGGTCCACATGATGAAGAGACACCTGATATGGTTCTTGAAAGTGTTGACGGCTCCCAAGGGTCTGCCTCTTTGGGTATTGTGCGATTGTCTACTAAACAGGTAATGCAGCAGTGCTTTGGGTTTTATTATATGATGAATCTTGAAAAACACCCACTGATGATGGTGGCTGCAATTATCAAATGGGTTCTTCTTTAAATACCTTATTAGGATTTATCTGGTTATGATGAGACCTATAATGTTTTATTACACTTACATTAGATGCAATCTCTGGAAACTACCCTGACCGGTGCCTTGAGAAGAGAACAGATGGCAGATACTTCAATGAAGCAGCTGGAAGCTGAAATCGCACAGCTGAATCGTTTGGTAACTTATTATCATTTGATAAAGTAATCTACCTTTTGCTTTTGTGGATCAAAATTATCTCAACCAGTTATTTGAACTTTCATATTGCAGGTTCGCCAACGAGAGGAGGACACTCAGTGCACCAAAATGATGCT
This DNA window, taken from Papaver somniferum cultivar HN1 chromosome 3, ASM357369v1, whole genome shotgun sequence, encodes the following:
- the LOC113360079 gene encoding uncharacterized protein LOC113360079; the protein is MSLMRAYVRVKYGIYLDSSSDEEEKALLMFTQLCLDERLRIIRQPVPREVQTRSVITRDRVRYDAKMMNDYFTPGTGYTSRQFKQRIGMREDLIEKLLGKLLEVDPEWQQRPDATGIMGHSPHMKLVAVMKCLCKSMPADIVDDYTRMGATTIYKYLKRFCHTVCMTFGERYLREPTPKDVQRLLQENADRGFL